The Rosa chinensis cultivar Old Blush chromosome 7, RchiOBHm-V2, whole genome shotgun sequence DNA segment ACTTAGTGCTTTGGGCTGGCCTGGCTCGAAGGTTTACATACTGGAGTATTTTTATGGTCTCTAAAGTGCTAGTTTAATTCAGATTATGATTCCGGTGGAATTAGTAATTAATTATCTCAAATTGGACTGGTGTATCTCAAGCAGCTTATGGATGAGGATTTGGCTCCTATTTGTTTTATGGAAAGTAGCATTCTATTTTGCACCACAATTGCGAGCAGGGGAATGGATGGCtagttttatgattttttttctctggaAGACATGaagttattttttgtttataggTTCGATTTAAAAAGTGAACTCAGATATTTTGTAATGAGTTGTAGTGCTTAGATAAGAATTTGTTGTTACCCCTccaattttctattttgaagtGTTTGCAATCTTTGACCTTTTGGCTGTTGATTTAATGCAATCAACctctaattttattttaatacaatttttataaaaatttagtTGGTAAACAACATTTGATTTGGTATTATAAAAATGATGTCTTCGTTTTCATGTGGTATCTTCGAACTATGGGTGTCTTCGACGCTACTACCAACGTCATATCTTGTTTTCTCTTTAATCACAATCTTCCTATTTTCTGCCATTGTTTTGATTCAGGAGTTATTGCAGAAGTATCGATAGATATAATCTGTTTGTACTCTTTTTGCTACTTAAGTGCTAACAATTTCGCCGTGTGATTTTGAGCATCCTCGTCGTTTTCTTTATTAACACAATCATAGCAGTGGGGGATCAATTAAGACTTTCTATTTTGATTACTATACAATCATCTTTCTCCTTcttattctttccttttttttattgcttCTTTTGAAGCCTTTAATTTAGGAGCCTTGCAGATGGACTTGGTAGTGTCTCTAAAACTTATTCAACATCCAAGAGGGGTACTTGATATATCCATGAATGATCAATGTTGCATAGCTTTCTCCATGTTCGGAGCACCTGATCGCCATGCTAGTCTACATAATGTTCATCTATAAAACTTAAGTTCTTTTTAAACATTCAAAGCCTAAGATTTTCTCTTAAACAATATCTTTAAACAATAAAGACAACAAAGTAATTTGTagaattagaaaagaaaaaaatagtataATGTCTCACATCCACTGGCCCATTTATTCtatttttcattcatttttagtttttatataTTTCCTTTCACATTTTACAATCGgacctacatttttttttctttcaatttgacATATTAGAGACATGAATATTTACTAATAAGCTCAATATCAGCATATTTAGATTTTATTCCACTTGATATCTTTGTATTGAATATGTTGATAACCGTACACTTAGGTAGAAGTAATAGTGTTATGTATGATATGGTGCTCTCATGTAAATAAGATGTCAAAAGTGGTTGTCATCTCAGATGTGAAATGGCCAGCACTTACGCTAAAGCACAAGAAATTCCTCATTCCTCTCTCCTTTCAGAATGAGAGAAACTACGTTCTTTAAAGAAATGAGAAATACAGTTGTAGTTACTCTTCGTGTTGTTTCAAAAAAGAGGTTTGGTGGTAGTGGTCAGGCTCGGGCTCAGGCTCGTGAGGCTGCACATGATATCCAACATGGGTTGGGCTTTGTTATAAACAATGGAGGTCATATTTTGACTTGGGGTGATAACATTAAAGGTAACAAGGATAAAAGTTCAATTTCTTTCGGCAAAAGAAACTTGTAGATGTCATTGTTGTTTATAGGTATCCAACAAAAAATGTGACTATTTTAAAGCCAAAAAGCTGTCTCCACAGGCTTGTTTCTTACATTGAATTAGTCGATAATGAAGCTGAAGTGGGTATGGAAGTGTATTGCATGCTCCTTTATAACCCATAAGTTATGTTTGGTTCAACAATATTCAACATAGATTAAGGTTTGAAATCTGACAATTCAATCATTCCAACTTATATAACAATAGCCAAGAACACATTTAAACTTCATCATCCAACCATAATCAAAATAATAGCAAGACATAATAGACAATATCGAGGGTTCAATCACTCATGCATCAATAAATTAGGGGCTAAAATCCAGTTGGAATCATCCAACGATAACAGAGTATAAATAAACCCAAATTGTaccaaaatataaatatatagtgAATCATTTTCAAAATCTCATACTACCCATTTATTCTAACTTTTGACTTACATTCGCACTATGAAATCTAGTTGTATTCACCACTCTAAAGATACTTCTGGCTTATATATAATATTCAAATATTTGATGAGTGTGCTATACCAAAACTCAGAACATTAAAAACTAGATCAAAGGAACGTTCCAATATTAGAACCCATGGATAATTTTTATAATGTTAATTGATCAACACACAGTCTAGTAGCATCTAACAAAATAGGAGCTGAATGATATATGAATAAGAATTATTATGTATCATCTAACAAAATAGTACATCAGTGTTTGTACTTATAATAAGTTTAACAATTTATCCATATAAGCAAgtgttccaacttccaagtttGAGTGTGCCAGAAAATAACAAGCTTTTCTTATGAAGGGCGTTAGAGAATATCTTACCTAACATGAAATGTGAGATCTATATTACCAATTGATGGCACATGTCCAAGGTGTAGGTGAAGAAAGAAACTGATATGCATGCTTTATGGGTAATGGAAGTGTGACATATGTGGTGTCTATCACCATTATCTCCGGTTATATCGACTTGGAATGAGAGAAATTTCATAGATTTTATGGATCATGATAGTTGGATGTTATCCAAGGAAGAGATAGATATTTTTTACTTCATAACTTGGATGATTTGACATTAGatgagaaattcttaggtggggGTTTCCCCACCACGTGGCTTTAGGGCCACCCAATCagaagaaataaattttttcattttttccgaAACTGCCCCTGCTCTTTAAATGTACAATACCCAAAAGACCTGCTGGGCAGTGATTGGTCTGCCGCACCACGTGTCAGTGCGGGTGCCCCACCCAAGTCTTTCTCTAATTAGATACACTTCATGACAAAGATACGTACAATACCCAGCACTCATATAATTGTACTTTGCTACGTGTTAATGAGTTTAAGGCGACAATGGTGTAATATAGACATGTCAGATTTGAGGCGAGGCCAATGAGGCCTTTACCTTAGGCCCATATGTTTCTAAACGCCCGCTAGTAGTTTTAAAGTATTAGTAGTAATATACTGTTAAAACCTAAAACATTACAGCAGTGTATCACGGTGGTTCTTGGATGCTTGAAATGTTCAAATACAGTTGATACATCTAGGTTTTGATTCTCCTTAagccaatttaatttttttttctcttgttttcttttctttattattttctcttaCATTTATAATTCACCTCAGTTtacatttacatttatttttaaaataccTCAAGTATTGAGTATATGAATATCTTACCCCTAAGCccatagaaaaaagaaaaaagaaaaaagaaaaaagaaaaagatacgtGCGACTTCATTCCTCACTCCTCAGCCAAGACTCCAAGAGCCGCCTTCGTTCTTCACTCCTTAGAGACTCTCTCGACTCTCAGTCTCTCATGTCTCATCTGAAATTTCATGAACCCAGTTCGTTCAACTCAGTACAGGTACGAATTTATCGAACAAGCAGTCAAGCACTTTGAATTTCATATTAaaattgatgggttttgcttgaAATTGAGTATCTTGCCTCTGTGTTTTTGCACTCTGATGACTCTAATTCTCAGGTCTCAGCTGTACAGTAGCCGCGGGTGTTCAGTTCGGTTGGGCTTTGCAGCTTTCGCTTTTAACTCCCTATATACAGGTTCGATTTTGTATCTGATTCATTTTTCTGAATTCCTATTTTGCTTTAAATTGCAGAAACTGCATTCAGCTTCCGGATAATTAGATAGGATTGGTAATCTTTCGTTTGAATCAAGGAATTCGAGTGTGGCCGTTTAGGGAGCTTGGCTGGTTGCATCTTCATTTATATGCTTTGCGGCTTGTTCAGTTGTTTGATTATATCATTTATATGAAAGAGTCAGAAAGACAGAAAGGGTCAAAGGGAATTGGCCATACACTCAATTGGATGATTATGTTTGGTCAATGGTCAATTGGATAATTATGTTTGGTCAAATGAAATTgctttcttcatctcatcatctgTTGACGTTTTGCACTTGTGCTTGGAATGTGTATAATgaaatgtgtgtgtatatatagtgtgtgtgtgtgtgcatataTAAATGTGCATATTATTCTAATATTGGtacatatataatattataGGTATTGATTTAAATGACGGATTACCGAAAATCCAAGCGATACAAAAATCTTTTGTCATGGTTTACAAGTGATACTCCATCAAGTGGTAGTGGGAATGAGATTGGGAGTGGGAGTAGAAATGTGACTAAGATCGCACTGGGTTCCAAATCTCAAAAAAATAGAAGTTCACAAATTTTGTATGTAGCTTAGTTATTAGCCCACCCCATTTTCAGATCCTGATTCCGCCACtgctcttcatcttcatcagaaTGCCACCCAATCTCTGCTCTTGTTCACCAAACGTGGCCGCCGTGTTCGTTGTTGATGGAGGTAAATCTGCTTCTTTGCATCACAACTggattagtttttgttttatttcactattaTTTTTGTCAATCATTTCAGTTTCTTTCTTTGTCCACATAGTGCTTTTAAAACCCAGATAGGCCTTTGCCTTCTTTGCCAGTCTTTTGTTTCAGCTGGAGTAGCCGTCTTATTTAGGACTAGGTTTGGGTTTAATTCATGGGTTTTACATTAGTTTATCAAATGCTCATAGTTTATCTTAACTGCACTGTCGTTGGCAATATGAAATTCTTAACTGCTTTTGTTTCTCTTGTGATTGGACTTGTATTGTTACTCTCTCCTGTCTCTCCTCACATACTAGTTTATTATTACAGGTTTTGTTTCACCGTTTTAGGGTTATGTCAAAGGAACAATTGATACTGCCTACATGAACAGAATCACTGAAAAtttcaacacacacacacactcccaCAGTTTAGAGGTTCAGCCAACCCCATTTAGAAATCCGGGCTGCATTCCTAAATAATGGTTGACTTTTTTCTCGTAAGCAAGTGGCTAATACTGTTTGCATTATGTAAATGCAGAGACTTTGGAGGGAAGCATATTGATTGCCACTTCACCTTGAAGCTTAGCTTAGCCTCTGTTAACATGCATATATTCAAGCAGCTTCTGCCCGACATAAGTCGATTAAATGGTGCCAAAAAGTATTTTCAAGGTAAATCTAAATTCACGTTACTCATTGGATAGTCTTTGATAGTTAGATAGAAAATTCTAAGTAAAATATGATGCTCAAACTTGGATAGAATTTTTGAACCGTTGTATGTGTCTGTCGTTGGAGTCGCACAACATTCTTGTCAGAACACAAAAGTTTCTTGGGACAATGACTTGATGTAGTGTATGCAAATTATGTTGGAGTCTCCTACCTAACTGTGTGAGCTTTAGTTAAAGTATTTGCAGAGGTTGGTGGTAGTTGTGCAGTTAGTAGTCTTATAATTGTGAAGAGACCTATGCATGTAAATGGAAATAATTCACGGGGAAAATTTGACGGATATGGACTGGTTCCAATAAAGTTTACCGAAGCCTCTTTCCTGATACTTTCTTTCATCTTCAATGCAGCATCATGTTTTGCCTTTATACATTCAAGCCCAAACTCCCCAGTAGAAGTCCATTCTCAAGATCAGGAAGTAGTGATTGCTTTGGGAAGCAATGTGGGTGACAGACTACATAATTTCAATGAAGCCTTGCAGTTAATGAAAAAATCAGGCGTGCAAATAACAAGACATGGCTGTTTGTATGAGACAGCACCAGCCTACGTAACTGATCAGCCTAACTTTTTAAACTCTGCAGTTAGAGCGGTTACAAAACTTGGGCCTCATGAGCTCTTAGGAGCActgaagaaaattgaaaaggacATGGGTCGTACCCAAGGTATAAGGTATGGTCCCAGGCCTATTGACTTGGATATATTGTTTTACGGGAAGTTAAGAGTCAGATCTGAGATTCTTACAATCCCTCATGAAAGAATTTGGGAAAGACCATTTGTAATAGCCCCATTATTGGATTTGCTGGGATCAGCTATTGATAGTGATGTAGTTGCTTGTTGGCATTCTTTCTCCATGCATTCTGGTGGGCTTTTTGAGTCTTGGGAGAAGTTGGGCGGTGATTCCCTCATTGGAAAAGAAGGTCTCAAGAGGGTTTTGCCCATTGGAAATGGCTTGTGGGACTGGTCAATGAAAACCTCAGTCATGGGAATCCTTAATCTGACTCCAGATAGTTTTAGTGATGGAGGAAAATTTGAGTCTGTGGAGGCAGCGGTTTCTCAGGTTCGATTGATGATTTCAGAAGGGGCAGATATGATTGATATTGGTGCACAGTCAACGCGGCCAATGGCTTCTAGAATTTCAGTTGAACAAGAATTGGATAGACTAATCCCAGTCCTAGAAGCAGTTGTTCGGATGCCTGAAGTAGAGGGCAAGCTTATATCTGTGGATACATTTTATTCAGAAGTTGCTTCTGAAGCAGTTAGTAAAGGGGCTCATATTGTAAATGATGTATCTGCTGGTCAGTTGGACTCTAACATGCTTAATGTTGTTGCAGGCCTTAGGGTACCTTACATTGCAATGCACATGAGGGGGGATCCTTCTACAATGCAGAACAGTGAAAACCTTCAATATGATGATGTTTGTAAGCAGGTTGCCTCCGAGCTATTATTGAGGGTGAGAGATGCAGAAGTATTAGGTATCCCAGCTTGGAGGATAATCATTGACCCtggaattggattttcaaagaatacTGAACAGAATCTGGATATCTTAATGGGGTTACCACATATTCAAGAGGAAATTGGGAGGAAAAGTTTGGCATTATCTCATGCACCCATAATGATTGGGTCTTCGAGAAAGAAATTCTTAGGTGAAATATGTAATCGCAAGGCTGCGATTGAGAGGGATCCTGCTACTGTTGCTTCTGTCACTGCTGGAGTTTTGGGCGGAGCAAATATTGTAAGAGTGCACAATGTGAGGGATAATCTAGATGCTGTGAAGCTATGTGATGCTATGCTGAGACGGAAGAGATCTTTTCCTCAATAAGCATAagtttttttatctcttcagtAAAGGGTGCTATTGGTATTTTTATACTTCCTGTTTCAATATCTGACATGAAATACCAACATGGAAACATCATTTTGTTCTCCTTATGCTGGTTAAGCTGTTAGTGACCATTTGTTGGCTGGGTAAAGTAAATGTTTGGACTACGATGTTGGATTGGCTTGTTTTTTATCCAATCCACCCCATTTTTGTGGGATAAGGTGTCCCTAAAAAAGTTAAGATAATTTTTATCCATTGGGTTTAACCGAGCCATAATAGAAATTTAATATCATTATAGCAATTCCAGCCTTTGCTTGATCCCCAAACCCCAGCTGCCAACAATGATGTCTCCAACTGTCTTTGGCTGTCTCTGCAGTTTCACCTGAATTGAATCTCTGTTTCTCAAAAACAACGGGTAattctctttcaatttcttcGATATTCAGTCTCCCTATCTTTCTCCTTATGGAGTTGTTTTAGTGGATTTGTATTTAGACTATGGATAATGGGTAAGCTTGAATTTGTTGGTATTTCTTTTTAAAAGGTTAGGTATGATTCTTCTGAATAGGTCATTTGAGTTTGATCACAAAACTTGGTAGTTGTATTTTCAAGTCCCAGTAAGTTTaagtattattttctttttcattttttttcacaACTTTTCATTGAATATGGATATAGCAATTCATGTTCTTCTTGTTCATGAAGCTATTCAGAACAGTTCACTCTCATTAGTTATCTTTTTTATTCATTGTTCTTTTGATCTTTTTTAAATgatatttattattttgttattttttattaaagatAAGAGTCATCTCTCTTGAAGTTCTGTTTTGCCAGCTTGACCtccattttgaatttttgatttggAACTCGTTCTATGTTTAGTTGCTAAAAAGCTTCTCATCGAACCAAGTGTTTTGGTGCCAAGTAACTAGGGCACGATGCATACATAGAACCAAGTGTTTGATTGTGTTTAATTATTGATGATCAGCTATGATAATGGTGCAAGGAACCACAATTTTATTGCTAACTCTGATTCTACACTAGGAGTTGCTTTGGCTCTGGGTGCTTCCACAACTCTGATAATAGGAGTCCTtcattgtgtgtgtgtatacgtGGCTTATTTGATGATCCAAACTTTCTCATTGGAGTTCTTACTGATTTTATCACCAAGAATTTGTTTCTTACAAAATTAGTTCTTATTTTAGCTTTCTTTCGAATGGTTGTTGCAATTCTTACTTTTGCCCAAAAAATGCAATGTTGATCTTTTATTTCGTTTTTCCTTCCTGTCCACTGCAGCAGATAGTACCCTTTTGCATCATCTACTGAGCATGTGGGAATTGATCAACTATTAGTTCTTGGAGCTCGCAAGCTTTCATTCTTGGTGGATTCTAACATGATGTTAGAGAAAATGAATTGTCTTTGAACAACTGAATTGTTGAAGCAATAAGTTTTAATGATGCATTGTATTTGAACAACAGAATTGTTGAACGAATTTAAGCTTTTCCTTACCAGAAGTTGAATATTGCTGTCCATTCTCAGTTTGCCTTTTGGATTACAAAAATTTGGAATTCCAGTGGGGGTTATTTTACTACAAAGCACTGTGTCATTGATTCAGCTTTTTATTCTAGTGTGGCACTACATTAGTTGATGCTTCTACTTCACCAACATAGGGCATAAATAATTCTTAGACCCATGAAATGCTTGCAGTGGATTCCAATCTGCACCATGATCTCGTCCAATGGTTTCTCAGAAACAATCTTTTTTCATTGCAAACAATTATTTTGTCCGTTGTGTATCAATTGGTGCCTCAAAAGTGTCACAATTTTCTTTAAGATGCCGCCCAAATGCAATTGCTCCAACATCTTCCACTAGCCCTTCATTTCCACAGTAACCCTAAAATGCTTAAAATCAATAAATCATCTGGCAAACGCAAAAGTGACAAAACCCTAATGCAGGGAAACATCCGAAACAAAACTGAAGGCTTCTTCCTTTAAAAACTGGATGAGCTCCATCTAAACAGCATTTCCCTTGCTACTAGCCACTCCCATCTTAACAACAGCACCGatgtttctccatttcttcttgACTTATAGTACAATGGCTCCGCCCGAGACCCTTTCGCTCGAGTAGGGGTAAAAACTCTGTAAATGCAAAACTTTGGCCAGCACAGAGCATTAAGGATTActttgctttgcttttcagccacttattctcagaaataatcAAAAACCAGCTTTTCTTAAAAGCACCAAACACACTCGACTTGTGCCATGAGTTGCAGACGAGAGGGACATCCAAAAGtcaatttctctaaaaaaaagaataaaaataataataatttaaaaaaaaaaaattgtcacgTGCAAAGCACGTGTGATAAGGGTATTATCGGAAATCTGAACAAAAATGCCCAAGCGCCAAAAGGATGATATTAAGCCCTGGTAGCCATTGCCGGTTCCCCTTTGAAAGTGTGAATGTGAGGGCGAGTGATCGAGGATGGAGGACGAGGGATTAGAAGATTGGGACGACGCGGCTTTCGTCGAAGAACTCATCCAAGTACAAGAGCGCGTCATCTCCGATTCTCAGCCGCCGTTAAAACCGGAACCGCCGCCGTCCTCTTCGATTACCTACTCGCCTCCGCGCCACCTCTCCCAGCGCTCCAACGCCGTCTCCTCTTCCTCCGCATTGCCGCCACGTGTTTGGACCTCCCAGAGGCTCGACAAGAATCCCGAAATTGGGCGCTTGAAGGTTAGGGATTCGTTCCTTGTAGATATATGGATTTGATTTGGTGAGTTCTTCTTTGCTTGTAGATATATGGAAAATATTTGAGTAATGTATTGCTTCTTGTGCATCTTTGATTTCACAGATggctgctgcttcttcttcttccgcaTTGCCTCCTTGTGTTTCGGGCAACTCTGGATGTGATAAGGAACACGAAATCGGGCGCTTGAAGGTTAGGGATTTATTGCATTTCTCTACATGTTTGTGTGTCTATACAGGAAATGtgcaagttttttttctttttcttttttttgattaATTTGTTATAAAATGTGTGTTGGTGACTTAGTGTTGAGTTTTATGGAGCATTTTGGCCACGGTTAACCAAACATTTCTGGTTAGTTGGGAAATGCAGGAACATCCATGTCGAGGAGTCATTGTTCTCCTAGagatttttgttgttgaaaaagaaaatgttatGCTTTTCTGGTTACTCATCAATTTTAGTTTGAATTATATGTTACGTGTACTTTTTTGCTATAGTTGGTGCTATGACCTGGGATTGAAGAACAACAAGTGTTTGTACACCTTTGTTTTCTTGCATTCCAAAGAACTTGAGTCTCTCTGGTTTTAGATAGTtgctgaatttatttatttttatatttcagGGATAAAcaatatacatttttttttattgtttccttaCTAAAGTTTGATGAATGTTAATTGCAGATGGAGCTTGGGCATGTCTTGAAGCAGCTTTCAGATTATGTAagtctgttttttgtttttatttctctATTAAAGATGCATAACGAGACGAGTTTTGCTCTTTGTTTTGTAATCATTTTATGGCCTACTCATATGTACTTTTGGTAGATTTTCCTATAGGTGAGTTGTTCCTATATTGCTATATATTCTAGTTTTGTTTGTTCCATTATACCTTTGTCTGTACTGGGGTAAGTGCATATATTTGTCAGCTGAGTTTTTAACTAATGATTGGCAGTACAGAGATCCACAtgcattctttttcttttgtatgcTTTCATTTATATCCAGTGTATACCATGCAGTCaagttttttccttttttaaatgGGGCGTTCTGTCCAGCTTTTATCTATTTGCCACTGCCAGTGTTGCATGTGAAGTTGCATTcagttttctatttctgataGTACCCCTTTCTAATAGATCCTGTTTCTCATTATTGTCTCTGAGATAATTCTTGGGATGTTGTATTCAATAAATCTTGCTATACTTGCAGGAACAAGAGTGCTCAGAACTGAAGAAGGAAAGAGACAAAAAAGATGAACAGCTTCAGTTTGTACTCTCAAGGAATGAAAAGAAAGATGGAGCTGCTAGGAACTCTGATAGTGCAAACTTGTAAGTATAACCTTTCTGTCACAGGGCGTCGGTCTTATATGGTGCAAGTTTAAAGTTTAGACCAATGGTATTTCAGTCTACTGCCCATTATATAGTATACTAATGACCCTGAGGGGTGCATTTATCTTATTTCTAATCATGGTCCCATGGTGGCAGGGAATCTTCTGTACAATTACAAATGGCAAGAGGTTCAAGTCATCAGCCTAGTTCTCAGGTTCATATTGGTAAGTTGAGTAAGAGATCATCgtcaatcaatttattttcttgtgGTAATACTTTTcttacatttttatttattttgttttgtgctaGGTGAGTCAACCTCTAAAGCCACAGGCGTTCAAACTGATGAAACTAGTGCTTCTGCCCAAGCAATCCATAATGATGACCAGCATATTTCTGATAACCTCTCCAAGAAATTGCTAGCTATCTGGGGATCTCCAAATGAACAAGAGTTGGGAAAAAATGTCATATCCAATTTGCTTATGGCTTGCCAAACAGATTTCCATTCTCTTTCTGGGTGCATTGGCATGAATATATCCTCTAAACTGAGAATGGACACTGCAGGAGATGAAGGCTCTTGTATTGCAGCTTCACAGAATATGCACATATCTCGTAACCCAGAAGTTGCAAAAGTGTCTCATCTTTATTCTGTCTTGACCAAGGTACTCTTATACTATACAATTTCATATATCTTTTTAGACAGGAAATACCTTGAACCCTAGCATACAAATTAAGTCCCAAATTTTAGTTTCTTAGAAGTTCTGCTGAACCTTAGATCTGTTGATTATGAATGCCTATCAAAGTTTTCAAGGTTTATGATGGTTAGTTTGGGAAGGGATCAAGGAGGAGGGTagaagttttttgttttctgttgctGTCATCTCAAAAGTTCAATACATCAGAATGAGAGTATTGAAGATTTATTTGGCTAACAATAAACAATTAGTATTTAGAAAAGGGTGCTGCCACATATGTTCCTGGCATCATTTCATCTTTTGTAGGATTAAGGGATTGATTTGGAAATAAAGTAGTGAACCTGTCAGTATTTCTGCTATGGTTTCTTTTGGtttgaatttatttgttgtCACCCATATATGAACTGGGTTTGGCTTGGGTTCATGGAGGATACATGATTGGTTGTGGCACTATTGTTTGTTGAAAACCAATTTAATAGTATGCTGTGTGTCACTAATGGGTACCATTCTCCTTTATTGCGACAAGTTTTCCGTAGTAGTCAACAGACATTCTTTGGTAAAACTGCTCATGGTGATTGAGCTAAGTTTTCTTATACATGACTTAATAAACAGGAGAACAATTGTTAGATGTATTCATTAGTGATGTTGAATCCCTTGTTTTATCTTGTATATGAGTATTTTGTTTAGCTTTAATTTGATTGTCTTATTGTAGGTCAATAATGGAATGATGAAGTTGGATGCTCTGTTTCAACCACTAGTCGACCTCTGCAGTCTTAAAAATGTGAGTTGGATAGTTAATATGGTTTGACTC contains these protein-coding regions:
- the LOC112176319 gene encoding folate synthesis bifunctional protein, mitochondrial, translating into MHIFKQLLPDISRLNGAKKYFQASCFAFIHSSPNSPVEVHSQDQEVVIALGSNVGDRLHNFNEALQLMKKSGVQITRHGCLYETAPAYVTDQPNFLNSAVRAVTKLGPHELLGALKKIEKDMGRTQGIRYGPRPIDLDILFYGKLRVRSEILTIPHERIWERPFVIAPLLDLLGSAIDSDVVACWHSFSMHSGGLFESWEKLGGDSLIGKEGLKRVLPIGNGLWDWSMKTSVMGILNLTPDSFSDGGKFESVEAAVSQVRLMISEGADMIDIGAQSTRPMASRISVEQELDRLIPVLEAVVRMPEVEGKLISVDTFYSEVASEAVSKGAHIVNDVSAGQLDSNMLNVVAGLRVPYIAMHMRGDPSTMQNSENLQYDDVCKQVASELLLRVRDAEVLGIPAWRIIIDPGIGFSKNTEQNLDILMGLPHIQEEIGRKSLALSHAPIMIGSSRKKFLGEICNRKAAIERDPATVASVTAGVLGGANIVRVHNVRDNLDAVKLCDAMLRRKRSFPQ
- the LOC112176318 gene encoding protein SENSITIVE TO UV 2 isoform X4; amino-acid sequence: MEDEGLEDWDDAAFVEELIQVQERVISDSQPPLKPEPPPSSSITYSPPRHLSQRSNAVSSSSALPPRVWTSQRLDKNPEIGRLKMAAASSSSALPPCVSGNSGCDKEHEIGRLKMELGHVLKQLSDYEQECSELKKERDKKDEQLQFVLSRNEKKDGAARNSDSANLESSVQLQMARGSSHQPSSQVHIGESTSKATGVQTDETSASAQAIHNDDQHISDNLSKKLLAIWGSPNEQELGKNVISNLLMACQTDFHSLSGCIGMNISSKLRMDTAGDEGSCIAASQNMHISRNPEVAKVSHLYSVLTKVNNGMMKLDALFQPLVDLCSLKNVVIVQASLHILHVFLKHLLSLERQVEGRVNVMVEGLVRRNQTSYVDSLPFGMDFYAETESKSGDWNNGVANLVSRVDWVSLSELIIQTAMRNTEHSLRLQAVSIMNVIVMKSNAFMEREMFGRTLVFEMIAKLLAKEAGFEVRKQAVQLLYMLLNCPKILVKFCSGYKEEMDAGAMDENAEDALTFQKYCMILQGLADCLACCGHCLETPNDFL